The proteins below are encoded in one region of Bosea sp. BIWAKO-01:
- a CDS encoding L,D-transpeptidase, whose product MRKCDQAGSAGPGELRRGLTRLRVVRSVHDRRKGFLIAGGTCFPCALGRSGIIVAKREGDGGTPRATLPLRRIFYRADRLPRPHSTLPLRRIAPRDAWCDDRADRRYNRLIDRPPGEAEERLTREDHLYDVIVEMGWNDAPVIRGRGSAIFWHLARPGFTPTAGCVAVERHVFQKLLPRLARRCVMDIR is encoded by the coding sequence GTGAGAAAATGTGATCAGGCCGGCAGTGCCGGTCCAGGTGAGCTGCGGCGAGGCCTTACCCGGTTGCGGGTCGTCCGCTCCGTGCATGATCGCCGCAAGGGTTTTCTGATCGCTGGCGGCACCTGTTTTCCCTGTGCACTTGGCCGCTCCGGCATCATTGTCGCCAAGCGAGAAGGCGATGGCGGCACTCCCCGCGCCACATTGCCGCTGCGGCGCATCTTCTATCGCGCCGACCGCTTGCCCCGCCCCCATAGCACCTTGCCGCTACGCAGGATCGCACCTCGCGATGCCTGGTGCGACGATCGTGCCGACCGGCGCTACAATCGTCTGATCGACCGCCCGCCCGGCGAAGCCGAGGAGCGGCTCACACGCGAGGACCATCTCTACGACGTCATCGTCGAAATGGGCTGGAACGACGCCCCGGTGATTCGCGGCCGTGGAAGTGCGATTTTCTGGCATCTGGCCCGGCCTGGCTTCACTCCCACGGCGGGTTGCGTCGCTGTCGAGCGGCATGTTTTTCAGAAGCTGCTGCCGCGCCTTGCCCGGCGCTGCGTCATGGACATCCGCTAG
- a CDS encoding YggS family pyridoxal phosphate-dependent enzyme has translation MNDTVTRLAATQAAIARAARDFERRPVDVTLIAVSKTMPEEAILPALEAGQRVFGENYVQEAKAKWPGLRERFPDVELHMIGPLQSNKARDAVALFDAIHTLDRESLAKELAREIAKAGRAPKLFVQVNTGEEPQKGGINPGDADAFLALCRTHHGLVIEGLMCIPPADEPPSPHFALLAKIALRNGIGGLSMGMSADYEAAIQLGATHVRVGSAIFGARA, from the coding sequence ATGAACGATACGGTTACGCGGCTGGCCGCCACGCAAGCGGCGATTGCACGCGCCGCGCGTGATTTCGAGCGCCGCCCAGTAGATGTGACGCTGATCGCCGTTTCGAAGACCATGCCGGAGGAGGCGATCCTTCCTGCCCTGGAAGCGGGGCAGCGCGTCTTCGGCGAGAACTACGTCCAAGAGGCCAAGGCGAAATGGCCGGGCCTGCGCGAGCGCTTTCCCGATGTCGAGCTGCACATGATCGGCCCGCTGCAGTCGAACAAGGCACGGGACGCGGTCGCGCTGTTCGATGCGATCCATACGCTCGACCGGGAGAGCCTGGCGAAGGAACTTGCCCGCGAGATCGCGAAGGCCGGCCGGGCACCGAAACTCTTCGTGCAGGTGAATACCGGCGAGGAACCGCAGAAGGGAGGCATCAATCCGGGCGACGCCGACGCGTTCCTCGCACTCTGTCGTACGCATCACGGTTTAGTGATCGAGGGGTTGATGTGCATTCCGCCAGCCGACGAGCCGCCCTCGCCGCATTTCGCGCTGCTGGCCAAGATCGCTCTGCGCAATGGGATTGGCGGGCTCTCGATGGGAATGAGCGCCGATTACGAGGCCGCGATCCAGCTTGGTGCTACCCATGTTCGTGTCGGTAGCGCGATCTTTGGGGCCAGGGCGTAG